In the Kineococcus mangrovi genome, one interval contains:
- the fliD gene encoding flagellar filament capping protein FliD, with protein MTSVSSSTVDGLISGLDTSTIISQLLSADAAPQKQMKTNVSTAQLKVTAYQSVNTKMSALQTAAENVSKAATWSSAKATSSSDVATATTSSTAQPGTVSLDVTQLATGRSVLSKGTYSATDTGAKADMGYPLDVVADGKIVGTVSPSKGTLSDVVAAINKATNLGITAVAVRVGEDQYRLQITSTRTGEREGHFQLVPRTPDGTPDGATATTLDPHGKVVVPPGAESTNYDDIATAKDALATLVTEAGLASPANAVLKSSTNTFKDVLNGVDVTAAKTGQATITVAGDPDAVASAVEAFVKAANAAVDTIGIQSRAGAVGSDGKVVGGGTLRGDATLRQLKTSILANMTSALGTNVSPAAYGIQSTKDGELTFDKAKFLEGYKADPVAAQKLLAPRSVDPDSTAAGLVDRLAGIAKGATDQYTGSLTTAITGQNSTISDLTKRIADWDDRLAGKKERYQKYYSALESSLGKLKSQSSWLAGQLSSLS; from the coding sequence ATGACTTCCGTCTCATCGTCCACTGTCGACGGATTGATCAGCGGGCTCGACACCAGCACGATCATCTCCCAGCTGCTGTCCGCGGACGCCGCTCCGCAGAAGCAGATGAAGACGAACGTCAGCACGGCCCAGCTGAAGGTGACGGCGTACCAGTCCGTCAACACCAAGATGTCGGCACTCCAGACCGCCGCGGAGAACGTGTCCAAGGCGGCGACCTGGTCCTCGGCGAAAGCCACGTCGTCCAGCGACGTCGCCACCGCCACCACGAGCAGCACAGCCCAGCCGGGCACCGTGTCCCTGGACGTCACGCAGCTCGCCACCGGCCGCAGCGTGCTCAGCAAGGGCACCTACAGCGCGACGGACACCGGCGCCAAGGCGGACATGGGGTACCCGCTGGACGTCGTCGCCGACGGGAAGATCGTCGGCACGGTCAGCCCCAGCAAGGGCACGCTGTCCGATGTCGTCGCCGCCATCAACAAGGCGACGAACCTCGGGATCACGGCCGTCGCGGTGCGGGTGGGGGAAGACCAGTACCGCCTCCAGATCACCTCCACCAGGACCGGCGAGAGGGAGGGGCACTTCCAGCTCGTTCCTCGCACCCCTGACGGCACCCCCGACGGTGCGACCGCCACCACGCTCGATCCCCACGGCAAGGTGGTCGTCCCCCCCGGGGCGGAGAGCACGAACTACGACGACATCGCCACCGCCAAGGACGCACTGGCCACGCTCGTGACCGAGGCGGGGCTCGCCAGCCCCGCCAACGCCGTCCTGAAGTCGTCGACGAACACGTTCAAGGACGTGCTCAACGGCGTGGACGTCACGGCGGCCAAGACCGGGCAGGCCACCATCACGGTGGCCGGCGACCCCGACGCGGTCGCCTCCGCCGTGGAGGCGTTCGTGAAGGCCGCGAACGCCGCGGTCGACACGATCGGCATCCAGTCCCGTGCCGGCGCCGTCGGCTCCGACGGCAAGGTCGTCGGTGGTGGCACCTTGCGAGGTGACGCGACCCTGCGTCAGCTCAAGACGTCGATCCTGGCGAACATGACGTCGGCGCTCGGGACGAACGTGTCTCCGGCCGCCTACGGCATCCAGTCCACCAAGGACGGGGAACTGACCTTCGACAAGGCGAAGTTCCTCGAGGGGTACAAGGCCGACCCGGTGGCGGCGCAGAAGCTCCTCGCTCCCCGGAGCGTGGATCCCGACAGCACGGCAGCCGGCCTCGTCGACCGCCTGGCCGGGATCGCCAAGGGTGCGACGGACCAGTACACCGGTTCGCTCACGACGGCGATCACGGGCCAGAACTCCACCATCAGCGACTTGACCAAGCGGATCGCCGACTGGGACGACCGGCTCGCGGGCAAGAAGGAGCGGTACCAGAAGTACTACTCCGCGCTGGAGTCGTCCCTGGGCAAGTTGAAGAGCCAGTCCTCCTGGCTGGCCGGGCAGCTGTCGTCGCTCAGCTGA